The Vibrio echinoideorum genome includes a region encoding these proteins:
- a CDS encoding VOC family protein, producing MKMNHVGIMVGDMDKAVEFYTKALGLRIVMNNTKVMEERESAIGRMCIAVFGEGFKGFNIAHLVTSDGIGVELFEMKDRQERHDVDFSRLGIFHFCLQLPKEQFHSAIKRVEEYGGKVRMDIMRYHPEDELKQAQMVYLEDPFGNLFEFYSHTYEDTYATDYE from the coding sequence ATGAAAATGAATCACGTAGGCATCATGGTTGGCGATATGGACAAAGCAGTTGAGTTTTACACGAAAGCTTTAGGTCTAAGAATCGTAATGAACAACACCAAAGTGATGGAAGAGCGCGAATCAGCAATCGGCCGTATGTGTATTGCAGTATTTGGCGAAGGCTTCAAAGGCTTCAACATTGCACACTTAGTAACATCTGATGGCATCGGTGTTGAGCTGTTCGAAATGAAAGATCGCCAAGAGCGTCACGACGTTGATTTCTCTCGCTTAGGCATCTTCCACTTCTGTCTACAGCTTCCAAAAGAGCAGTTTCATTCAGCTATTAAGCGCGTTGAAGAGTATGGCGGAAAGGTTCGTATGGACATCATGCGTTACCACCCAGAAGACGAACTAAAACAAGCACAAATGGTTTACCTAGAAGACCCGTTTGGCAACCTATTCGAATTTTACTCGCACACATACGAAGATACGTACGCGACTGATTACGAGTAA
- a CDS encoding 4Fe-4S binding protein, which yields MTFIESFTLMLALIYSICVLYTSGKKLGSMITSCIIIIAVLSAAYWPLLIALSLAMIVISSVFYFKPTIITASSKTNVLRQVSQHAMALSFFLVAIQYTLHTWLLVHQISPSFMRPDVTDAFLPIAAAIQLKAIFSIGFWDQTHPAGAVMLVTVLVTGIACKRAFCGWICPLGLAGEYLYKLRLKFVKKAYLPPVWLDWPLRMMKYLLLAFFTFISVGMPVASLTYYLNGNYHKIADVKTAWVFVEPGMITLGVLAVILLMSAWRQRAFCRYFCPYGALLGITSLFSPFKIRRDTKHCLNEKDNLNCSKCTRACPSNIIIHTTKQIRTDECQACLRCVAACPNKQALGLKTRNGWQLSSKHLLVLVLIIMFGIPLLSFALGYWHSQTSNEIRIQLIQMMDYLSY from the coding sequence ATGACTTTTATCGAATCTTTTACCTTAATGCTTGCATTGATTTATAGCATTTGTGTTCTCTACACTAGCGGTAAAAAGCTCGGTAGCATGATAACTTCCTGCATTATCATTATTGCTGTATTGAGCGCAGCCTACTGGCCTCTACTCATTGCTCTGTCATTAGCGATGATTGTTATCTCTTCCGTTTTTTACTTTAAACCGACCATCATTACGGCTTCATCTAAGACAAATGTTTTGCGTCAAGTCAGCCAACACGCGATGGCACTTTCATTTTTTTTAGTGGCGATCCAATACACCCTTCACACATGGCTTCTTGTTCATCAAATATCTCCAAGCTTCATGCGACCGGATGTTACAGATGCTTTCTTGCCTATTGCTGCAGCCATTCAACTTAAAGCGATCTTCTCTATTGGATTTTGGGATCAAACCCATCCTGCAGGTGCCGTTATGCTCGTGACTGTATTAGTGACTGGTATTGCTTGCAAACGTGCATTTTGTGGTTGGATTTGTCCGTTAGGTCTCGCTGGGGAGTATCTGTATAAATTACGCTTAAAGTTCGTGAAGAAAGCGTATTTACCACCGGTTTGGCTCGACTGGCCATTACGTATGATGAAGTACTTATTGTTAGCTTTCTTTACCTTTATTTCAGTCGGAATGCCTGTCGCGAGCCTGACTTATTACCTTAATGGCAATTATCATAAAATCGCTGATGTAAAAACCGCTTGGGTATTCGTTGAACCAGGAATGATCACTCTTGGTGTTTTAGCAGTCATTCTATTAATGTCGGCATGGCGACAACGTGCTTTTTGTCGTTACTTTTGTCCTTATGGCGCACTACTCGGGATAACAAGCCTATTCAGCCCATTTAAAATTCGTCGAGACACTAAACATTGTTTAAATGAAAAAGATAATCTGAATTGCAGCAAATGCACTCGTGCATGTCCTTCTAATATTATTATTCACACCACTAAACAAATTCGAACGGATGAATGCCAAGCTTGTTTACGTTGTGTTGCAGCTTGTCCAAATAAACAAGCTCTTGGACTAAAAACGCGTAATGGTTGGCAACTGTCATCTAAGCACCTCCTCGTTTTAGTGCTAATAATTATGTTCGGCATCCCTTTATTGTCTTTTGCATTGGGTTATTGGCACAGTCAAACAAGCAATGAGATCCGCATACAATTAATTCAAATGATGGATTACCTCAGCTATTGA
- a CDS encoding VOC family protein, with amino-acid sequence MKMNHVGLMVGDMDKAVEFYTKALGLRIVMNNTKVMEERESAIGRMCIAVFGEGFKGFNIAHLVTSDGIGVELFEMKERQERHDVDFSRLGIFHFCLQLPKEQFHSAIKRVEEYGGKVRMDIMRYHPEDELKQAQMVYLEDPFGNLFEFYSHTYEDTYATDYE; translated from the coding sequence ATGAAAATGAATCACGTAGGCCTAATGGTTGGCGATATGGACAAAGCAGTTGAGTTTTACACGAAAGCTTTAGGTCTAAGAATCGTAATGAACAACACTAAAGTGATGGAAGAGCGCGAATCAGCAATCGGCCGTATGTGTATTGCAGTATTTGGCGAAGGCTTCAAAGGCTTCAACATTGCACACTTAGTAACATCTGATGGCATCGGTGTTGAGCTGTTCGAAATGAAAGAGCGCCAAGAGCGTCACGACGTTGATTTCTCTCGCTTAGGCATTTTCCATTTCTGTTTGCAACTTCCAAAAGAGCAGTTTCATTCAGCTATTAAGCGCGTTGAAGAGTATGGCGGAAAGGTTCGTATGGACATCATGCGTTACCACCCAGAAGACGAACTAAAACAAGCACAAATGGTTTACCTAGAAGACCCGTTTGGTAACCTATTCGAATTCTACTCGCACACATATGAAGATACGTACGCGACTGATTACGAGTAA
- the ahpC gene encoding alkyl hydroperoxide reductase subunit C: protein MINTEIKPFNATAFKSGEFVEITEQDVKGKWAVFFFYPADFTFVCPTELVDLQDKYAELQSRGVEVFSVSTDTHFSHKAWHDTSDKIGTIEYFMVGDQTGNITNNFNVMREGQGLADRATFLIDPEGVIQAMEITAEGIGRDAEDLLRKVKAAQYVAAHPGEVCPAKWKEGEETLAPSLDLVGKI, encoded by the coding sequence ATGATCAACACAGAAATCAAACCATTCAACGCAACAGCATTCAAAAGCGGCGAGTTCGTAGAAATCACTGAGCAAGACGTTAAAGGCAAGTGGGCTGTATTCTTCTTCTACCCAGCAGACTTCACGTTTGTATGTCCAACTGAGCTAGTTGACCTACAAGACAAATACGCAGAGCTTCAATCTCGCGGCGTAGAAGTTTTCTCAGTATCAACTGACACTCACTTCTCTCACAAAGCATGGCACGATACTTCTGACAAAATCGGCACTATCGAATATTTCATGGTAGGCGACCAAACAGGCAACATCACAAACAACTTCAACGTTATGCGTGAGGGTCAAGGCCTTGCAGACCGTGCTACTTTCCTAATCGACCCTGAAGGCGTTATCCAAGCAATGGAAATCACGGCTGAAGGTATTGGCCGTGACGCTGAAGACTTACTACGCAAGGTTAAAGCAGCACAATACGTCGCCGCTCACCCAGGTGAAGTTTGCCCAGCTAAATGGAAAGAAGGCGAAGAGACTCTAGCGCCATCTCTAGATCTAGTAGGCAAGATTTAA
- the ahpF gene encoding alkyl hydroperoxide reductase subunit F: MLDQAMKQQLKAYLENLKTNVQLVLSLDSSDTANKLQDLANDIASLTGKIEVIRDDNASTRRPIMQVVNQEKGTAIGFAGLPMGHEFTSLVLALLHSGGHPIKLEADVIEQIKELDQELNVEIFISLSCQNCPEVVQAFNMMSAINPLVKTTMIDGAAFQDEVKSRDIMAVPSVFINGELFGQGRMSLAEILNKVDSGAAEKKAANLNEQAPFDVLVVGGGPAGSSAAIYAARKGIRTGVVADRFGGQVMDTMAIENFISVKATTGPKLVASLEEHVKEYGVEVMTEQRAANIIAAEDTKDGYIHVELESGATLRSRTVITSTGARWREMNVPGEQEYRNKGVAYCPHCDGPLFKGKKTAVIGGGNSGIEAAIDLAGIVEHVTVLEFADTLRADQVLIDKANATPNIEIIKMAQTTRVIGDGNRVTALEYKDRNTDELKQVDIAGIFVQIGLMPNSEWLKGSKVELSPRGEIEINAHGATSMKGVFAAGDVTTVPYKQIIIAMGEGAKASLGAFDHLIRNSAPVKEAETA, translated from the coding sequence ATGTTAGATCAAGCAATGAAGCAGCAGCTAAAAGCATACTTAGAAAACCTAAAAACCAATGTTCAGTTAGTGCTGAGCCTTGATAGCAGCGATACCGCGAACAAACTTCAAGATCTGGCGAACGATATCGCCTCTCTCACCGGCAAAATTGAAGTAATTCGAGATGATAACGCAAGCACTCGCCGCCCTATCATGCAGGTAGTGAACCAAGAGAAAGGCACTGCGATCGGTTTCGCGGGTTTGCCAATGGGTCACGAGTTCACGTCACTGGTACTCGCACTGCTCCATAGTGGTGGTCACCCTATTAAGCTTGAAGCGGACGTAATTGAGCAAATTAAAGAATTAGATCAAGAACTTAATGTAGAAATCTTTATCTCACTCTCATGCCAAAACTGTCCAGAAGTAGTTCAGGCGTTCAACATGATGTCGGCGATTAACCCTCTAGTTAAGACAACCATGATCGACGGCGCCGCATTCCAAGACGAAGTGAAGTCTCGCGACATTATGGCGGTACCGAGCGTATTCATTAACGGTGAGCTATTTGGTCAAGGCCGTATGTCACTGGCTGAAATCCTCAACAAAGTCGATTCAGGCGCAGCAGAAAAGAAAGCGGCAAACCTAAACGAACAAGCACCGTTTGATGTATTGGTTGTAGGCGGTGGCCCTGCAGGTTCTTCAGCGGCAATTTATGCGGCACGTAAAGGCATTCGCACAGGTGTGGTTGCTGATCGATTCGGCGGTCAGGTAATGGATACCATGGCGATTGAAAACTTTATCTCAGTAAAAGCAACCACCGGCCCTAAGCTAGTAGCTAGCCTAGAGGAACACGTAAAAGAGTACGGTGTAGAAGTAATGACTGAGCAGCGCGCGGCTAACATCATCGCTGCAGAAGACACAAAAGACGGCTACATCCACGTTGAACTAGAGAGCGGCGCAACATTACGATCTCGCACGGTAATCACCAGTACCGGTGCACGCTGGCGTGAAATGAACGTTCCGGGTGAGCAAGAGTACCGCAATAAAGGTGTCGCTTACTGCCCACACTGTGACGGCCCACTGTTCAAAGGTAAGAAAACAGCGGTTATCGGTGGCGGTAACTCCGGTATCGAAGCGGCGATTGATTTAGCGGGTATCGTTGAACACGTAACCGTACTTGAATTTGCAGACACACTACGTGCAGACCAAGTGCTGATCGACAAAGCGAACGCAACACCAAACATCGAAATCATCAAGATGGCGCAAACAACGCGAGTGATTGGTGATGGCAACCGCGTAACGGCTTTGGAATATAAAGATCGTAACACCGATGAGCTGAAGCAAGTCGACATTGCCGGCATCTTTGTTCAAATCGGCCTGATGCCAAACAGCGAATGGTTGAAGGGTTCGAAAGTTGAGCTTTCACCACGCGGTGAAATTGAAATTAACGCTCATGGCGCAACGTCAATGAAAGGTGTGTTTGCGGCGGGTGACGTAACAACAGTACCTTACAAACAGATCATCATTGCGATGGGTGAAGGTGCTAAAGCAAGTTTAGGTGCATTTGACCACCTAATCCGTAACTCAGCTCCGGTTAAAGAAGCTGAAACCGCTTAA
- a CDS encoding LysE family translocator encodes MSSQLMLAFLLFSISIAITPGAGNIALLGISSRYGFAATLPFISGNAVGIIIVLAGSSVGLVSLFTLYPELYNILKYAGAAYLLFMAWSIANMQIEESTTDNRSGFMSGVLVQVLNPKGWIASLTVFSQFITPNADYLIQVVTIIAGMVITGVPCMLVWAYCGTMLKKLLQSPKQMMFVNRCLGGSLAMVVAFMLYQPA; translated from the coding sequence ATGAGCTCTCAGTTAATGCTGGCGTTCTTGCTGTTTTCAATATCTATCGCAATTACACCTGGGGCAGGCAATATCGCATTACTTGGGATTTCAAGTCGTTATGGGTTTGCTGCGACTTTACCTTTTATCTCTGGGAACGCTGTTGGCATCATCATCGTACTGGCGGGTTCCAGTGTCGGTTTGGTGAGCCTATTTACCCTTTATCCAGAGCTGTACAATATTTTGAAATACGCGGGCGCGGCTTATTTGCTGTTTATGGCGTGGTCGATTGCTAACATGCAAATCGAAGAAAGCACCACTGATAATCGCTCGGGCTTTATGTCTGGCGTATTGGTGCAGGTGTTAAACCCTAAAGGTTGGATTGCGTCATTAACTGTATTCTCACAGTTCATCACTCCAAACGCAGACTACCTGATTCAAGTCGTGACCATTATCGCGGGTATGGTTATTACCGGTGTGCCGTGCATGTTGGTGTGGGCGTATTGCGGCACCATGCTTAAAAAGTTACTGCAATCACCAAAACAGATGATGTTTGTGAACCGTTGCTTGGGCGGAAGCTTAGCGATGGTGGTTGCCTTTATGCTTTATCAACCAGCATAA
- a CDS encoding Lrp/AsnC family transcriptional regulator, which yields MKQKESTKEVLDDTDIAILEHIQQDGRMSNSKLAEKVNLSETPCWRRWKRMEETGYIDGYAAKLNRKKLGFHVAGFTLVTLGNHEVENTEPFEEFVEVTDWIPMCHCIAGGADYMIQVLAKDLEEYFERISSIRRVKGVSAIQSNISVKELKNSYKLPLGD from the coding sequence ATGAAACAGAAAGAATCCACCAAAGAAGTGTTAGATGACACAGATATCGCCATCTTAGAACATATCCAACAAGACGGACGCATGAGCAACAGTAAGCTCGCAGAGAAGGTCAACCTCAGCGAAACCCCGTGCTGGCGCCGTTGGAAACGCATGGAAGAGACGGGCTATATCGATGGTTACGCCGCTAAGCTGAATCGTAAAAAGTTAGGCTTTCATGTTGCAGGCTTTACGCTAGTGACACTGGGCAACCACGAGGTTGAAAACACGGAACCGTTTGAAGAGTTTGTCGAAGTAACCGATTGGATTCCTATGTGTCACTGTATTGCAGGCGGCGCCGACTATATGATTCAAGTGCTAGCGAAAGATTTAGAAGAGTACTTTGAGCGTATTAGCTCGATCAGACGAGTCAAAGGCGTGAGTGCGATTCAGTCGAATATCTCGGTTAAAGAGTTGAAAAACAGCTATAAGTTGCCTCTTGGGGACTAG
- a CDS encoding L-serine ammonia-lyase, which produces MLSIFDIYKIGVGPSSSHTNGPMIAGFHFTQLVADKITEVVRVQVDLYGSLSLTGIGHHTDRATILGLLGNKPDTIKITSANEAMRLAIDSGEMQLSGHHTIGFNYQTDMLFHEDNLPLHENGMMITAFDQSGNVIVDETYYSIGGGFIATADELENGTQTQAVEVPYPFKNADEMLKKAEDSGMSLGGMILKNEAAFQGADVISEKADQIWRVMTRCMERGFETEGILDGGLNVTRRAPNLLKKLEANAAVENDPMEIMDWINLFAFAVSEENAAGGQVVTSPTNGAAGVIPAVLMYYHRFIKELDTKQLKDFLAVSGAIGILYKTNASISGAEVGCQGEVGVSSSMAAAGLTALRGGSNEQICIAAEIAMEHSLGMTCDPIGGLVQVPCIERNAMGSMKAINASRMALKRNSKSLISLDKVIATMYQTGKDMNKKYRETSLGGLALIHLAHPCE; this is translated from the coding sequence ATGCTGTCCATTTTTGATATCTATAAAATTGGTGTTGGGCCATCAAGCTCACACACTAACGGCCCAATGATTGCGGGTTTCCATTTCACTCAATTAGTCGCGGATAAAATCACGGAAGTGGTTCGTGTTCAGGTCGATCTTTATGGTTCGTTATCGTTAACCGGAATAGGGCACCATACCGACAGAGCAACCATCTTGGGTTTGCTTGGCAATAAGCCTGATACGATTAAAATCACTAGCGCGAATGAAGCGATGCGCCTTGCTATCGACAGTGGTGAAATGCAGCTGAGTGGCCATCACACCATTGGCTTTAATTACCAAACAGACATGCTATTTCACGAAGATAATCTGCCTTTACATGAAAATGGCATGATGATTACCGCGTTCGACCAAAGTGGAAATGTGATTGTAGATGAAACCTATTACTCGATTGGTGGTGGTTTTATTGCTACAGCGGATGAACTGGAAAATGGCACTCAAACCCAAGCCGTAGAAGTCCCTTATCCTTTTAAGAATGCCGATGAAATGCTGAAAAAAGCAGAAGACAGCGGCATGAGCTTGGGTGGCATGATTCTGAAAAATGAAGCGGCTTTCCAAGGCGCTGATGTTATCTCAGAAAAGGCCGATCAAATCTGGCGAGTGATGACTCGTTGTATGGAACGCGGCTTTGAAACAGAAGGCATTCTTGATGGCGGTTTGAACGTGACACGTCGTGCGCCGAACCTGCTGAAAAAGCTGGAAGCAAATGCGGCCGTTGAAAACGACCCAATGGAAATCATGGACTGGATTAACTTGTTTGCTTTTGCGGTGAGTGAGGAAAATGCAGCGGGCGGCCAAGTGGTGACATCACCCACTAATGGTGCAGCGGGCGTTATCCCTGCGGTGTTGATGTATTACCATCGCTTCATTAAAGAACTCGACACTAAGCAACTGAAAGACTTTTTGGCAGTATCGGGTGCGATTGGTATTTTATACAAAACCAATGCTTCTATTTCTGGTGCGGAAGTAGGGTGCCAAGGTGAAGTGGGCGTGTCGTCTTCTATGGCGGCAGCGGGTTTAACAGCGTTACGTGGTGGCAGCAATGAGCAGATCTGCATTGCAGCCGAAATTGCGATGGAACACTCATTGGGTATGACATGTGACCCAATTGGTGGCTTAGTACAAGTGCCATGTATTGAACGAAATGCGATGGGCTCGATGAAAGCGATTAATGCTTCGCGAATGGCACTCAAACGTAACAGTAAAAGCCTGATTTCATTGGATAAGGTTATCGCGACTATGTATCAGACGGGTAAAGACATGAATAAGAAGTATCGTGAAACGTCTCTAGGTGGTTTGGCGCTGATTCATTTAGCTCACCCTTGTGAATAG
- a CDS encoding sodium:solute symporter family transporter, producing MVTYSSFVVIALYVLTTLFISYLVNKRYSVGGDFSTGGKQFGWFTAGVSILATYISAMTFVGMPGWVYSSGMEAMSVHLNYPIVIFFAVVFFVPVFYKLGLTSIYEYLEHRFGVVARTINSIVFIVVQCISAGVILYAVALILVQVLPVSISEAIIYISLFTALYTYAGGISTVIWTDMLQSAVLIIGSIAIFALLLMKIDAGEVLSPEHLNIINLDFDLGVDTTLWAGVVAVSFLHLSVYGTNQLIIQRTLATKNVETAQKSMLLCGYGAFFIYLFFSVMGVLLSVFYQDQSFENSNEVILDFVFNHTNPIIVGLVISALSAAAMSTLDSTYNSMATVATFDFYKRFFRKKASDAHYESVARKMSLVAAASVVVPALLAVSNESVLKTIASLTSIFVGIRLGSFILGLFFKRANESGVIAGSIGSVIVVFIAKYYGISWPWFALIGTVVFLVLGVVVSHFYGQVTEQQNEFIAKQKHLFAKPTASHYGLLVFAVVTIAACTVIPDWLYAALS from the coding sequence ATGGTTACGTACTCAAGTTTTGTGGTTATTGCTTTATATGTACTAACTACTTTATTTATCAGTTACTTAGTAAATAAGCGTTATAGCGTTGGTGGTGATTTTTCAACGGGCGGAAAACAATTTGGTTGGTTTACGGCAGGTGTGTCGATTCTTGCAACCTACATCAGCGCGATGACGTTCGTGGGCATGCCGGGTTGGGTTTATAGCTCAGGCATGGAAGCAATGAGCGTCCATTTGAATTACCCAATAGTGATCTTTTTCGCTGTGGTTTTCTTTGTCCCGGTGTTTTACAAACTCGGCCTGACTTCGATTTATGAATACCTAGAGCACCGCTTTGGCGTTGTTGCTCGCACGATCAACTCAATCGTGTTTATTGTGGTTCAGTGTATTTCGGCTGGGGTAATTTTGTATGCAGTTGCACTGATCTTGGTTCAAGTGCTGCCGGTGAGTATCTCCGAGGCGATCATCTACATCAGCTTATTTACGGCTTTGTATACTTATGCGGGCGGTATTTCGACCGTCATATGGACAGACATGCTGCAGTCGGCGGTACTGATCATTGGCAGCATTGCGATCTTTGCCCTATTGCTGATGAAGATTGATGCGGGCGAGGTGCTGTCTCCTGAACATCTAAACATCATCAATCTCGATTTCGACTTGGGAGTTGATACTACATTGTGGGCGGGTGTGGTTGCCGTGAGTTTCTTACACCTGAGTGTGTACGGCACTAACCAATTGATTATTCAAAGAACATTGGCAACAAAAAACGTTGAGACGGCACAGAAATCGATGCTGCTATGTGGTTACGGCGCCTTCTTTATCTACTTGTTTTTCTCTGTAATGGGCGTTCTTCTGAGTGTCTTTTATCAAGACCAAAGCTTTGAAAACAGCAATGAAGTGATTCTCGATTTTGTGTTTAACCATACCAATCCCATCATTGTTGGTTTGGTGATATCCGCACTGTCTGCAGCAGCGATGTCGACCTTGGATTCGACTTACAACTCGATGGCGACAGTGGCAACGTTCGATTTCTATAAGCGCTTTTTCCGTAAGAAAGCCTCTGATGCACACTATGAATCGGTGGCAAGAAAAATGAGCCTTGTCGCGGCGGCTTCGGTTGTTGTGCCCGCTTTATTGGCCGTTTCAAATGAATCTGTGCTCAAGACTATCGCTAGCCTGACTTCCATTTTTGTCGGCATTCGTCTTGGCTCTTTCATCCTGGGTTTGTTCTTTAAACGAGCTAACGAGAGCGGCGTAATTGCGGGCAGTATTGGCAGTGTGATTGTGGTGTTCATTGCAAAATACTATGGCATATCTTGGCCTTGGTTCGCCTTAATCGGCACTGTGGTTTTCTTAGTGCTAGGTGTTGTCGTTAGCCATTTCTATGGGCAAGTAACTGAACAACAAAACGAATTTATCGCCAAGCAAAAACACTTGTTTGCAAAACCTACGGCAAGCCATTACGGCTTGCTAGTGTTCGCTGTCGTTACGATTGCAGCTTGTACTGTTATTCCTGATTGGCTTTATGCCGCTCTTTCTTAA
- a CDS encoding MFS transporter has product MTTKKHMSEVPMIQRVAAYLAILVGYFFYCYNFVIIDYVRPYIVDAYDGINLADTAQFYTWQSVGALIGALSCAWVASNFGKKSTLIVITALNGGATIINMMFTDYAMWAAMRFIIGISLGGYFTVAVSLMIGLFTPSVRGKLTAFASSMFSVALMAMGAYAAFISSVDAPWQSLMWVGGIPPLVAAALMIFILPSDKKVIAYGEEEQAAAEASNKPAKKGSWGEMLSAPYRKLTITCLLLAGLNFYGYQFFSGFVTTYLKDVRQFDGATIGIIFSISAFGSLFGAWVWGAIADKYGRKVNAFGFILAGVMASVFFVAPSDVMIGSLNMLAILGLIYNFGLSASAVWGGYFSELFPAHLRSFGAALFHGGRIIGMWAPMVLVFIQERSDLATAMWGSPIVWILAGLLWLSLPETLKGGIFDKSKKAETAKA; this is encoded by the coding sequence ATGACTACTAAAAAACACATGAGCGAAGTTCCTATGATTCAAAGGGTAGCTGCTTATCTTGCAATTCTAGTTGGCTATTTTTTCTATTGTTATAACTTTGTAATTATTGACTACGTACGCCCATACATCGTTGATGCGTATGATGGTATTAACTTAGCGGATACCGCTCAGTTCTATACATGGCAGTCGGTTGGCGCACTTATTGGTGCCTTAAGCTGTGCATGGGTGGCATCAAACTTTGGTAAGAAATCGACTCTTATTGTCATCACTGCACTGAACGGTGGCGCAACCATCATAAATATGATGTTTACTGACTACGCGATGTGGGCAGCAATGCGTTTCATCATCGGTATTTCTTTAGGTGGTTACTTCACAGTAGCTGTGAGCTTGATGATCGGCCTATTCACGCCTTCAGTTCGCGGTAAGTTGACAGCATTCGCCTCTTCTATGTTCTCTGTGGCTCTAATGGCAATGGGCGCGTATGCAGCATTCATCTCTAGTGTTGATGCGCCTTGGCAGAGCCTAATGTGGGTAGGTGGTATTCCTCCTCTCGTTGCTGCTGCATTAATGATCTTCATCCTACCTAGCGACAAGAAAGTGATCGCCTACGGTGAAGAAGAGCAAGCCGCTGCTGAAGCATCGAATAAACCAGCGAAGAAAGGTTCTTGGGGTGAAATGCTAAGCGCACCATACCGCAAGCTAACGATTACTTGTCTATTATTGGCTGGTCTTAATTTCTACGGTTACCAATTCTTCTCTGGTTTTGTGACAACGTACCTAAAAGACGTGCGTCAATTCGACGGTGCGACTATCGGCATCATCTTCTCTATCTCTGCATTCGGTTCGCTATTCGGTGCTTGGGTATGGGGTGCAATCGCTGACAAATACGGTCGTAAAGTGAACGCGTTTGGTTTCATCCTTGCGGGTGTAATGGCTTCAGTATTCTTCGTGGCACCAAGCGACGTGATGATCGGCAGCCTAAACATGCTGGCTATCCTAGGCCTTATCTACAACTTCGGTTTGTCTGCTTCTGCGGTATGGGGTGGTTACTTCTCTGAATTGTTCCCAGCTCACTTACGTAGCTTCGGTGCAGCGCTGTTCCACGGTGGTCGTATCATCGGCATGTGGGCCCCAATGGTGTTGGTATTCATCCAAGAGCGTTCAGACCTAGCAACAGCAATGTGGGGTTCACCAATCGTATGGATTCTGGCTGGTCTACTGTGGCTATCTCTACCAGAAACATTGAAAGGCGGCATTTTCGACAAGAGCAAAAAAGCGGAAACAGCAAAAGCTTAA
- a CDS encoding nuclear transport factor 2 family protein has translation MSKYQEAKRIVRDYFDAIENATHENVAEVLKAHTSEDYLWRGVYPFREQEGAQAAADVFWAPMMKSMTRMQRRQDIFIGGNNEVNPDEIWVMSMGHFMGLFDAEYLGMRPTGKIMNVRYAEFNCVVDGKITKTGLFLDLLGMMDQAGCYPLPPSTGKHFVYPGPRNHDGLLFEDAAPEEGVATLALVNKMVDDLSALNDSGAMGCPPEVLAKSWSKDMIWYGPCGIGASYTIPRYQQQHQLPFRNNLKDKKFNGHVCRFAEGNFSCFFGWPNLSNTPTGGFLGMTGGEVRANMQVVDVYYRDGDKLSENWVLIDLPYWLQQQGLDVFERTSSIMNPTL, from the coding sequence ATGTCTAAATATCAAGAAGCTAAACGCATTGTTCGCGATTACTTTGACGCTATCGAAAACGCTACTCACGAGAACGTGGCTGAAGTTTTAAAAGCACACACTTCTGAAGATTACTTGTGGCGTGGTGTTTACCCATTCCGTGAGCAAGAAGGCGCACAAGCAGCGGCTGACGTATTCTGGGCACCAATGATGAAATCAATGACACGCATGCAGCGTCGTCAAGATATCTTCATCGGCGGTAACAACGAAGTTAACCCAGATGAAATTTGGGTAATGAGCATGGGTCACTTCATGGGTCTATTCGACGCTGAATACCTAGGCATGCGCCCTACTGGCAAGATCATGAACGTTCGCTATGCAGAATTTAACTGTGTTGTTGACGGCAAAATCACAAAAACTGGCCTGTTCCTAGATCTACTAGGCATGATGGACCAAGCGGGCTGCTACCCACTTCCACCATCAACAGGTAAGCACTTCGTTTACCCTGGCCCACGTAATCATGATGGCCTGTTGTTTGAAGATGCGGCTCCAGAAGAAGGCGTTGCGACACTGGCTCTAGTGAACAAGATGGTAGATGACCTTTCTGCACTTAACGACAGTGGCGCAATGGGTTGCCCACCAGAAGTGCTAGCGAAGAGCTGGTCAAAAGACATGATTTGGTACGGCCCTTGTGGTATCGGCGCGTCTTACACGATTCCTCGTTACCAACAACAGCACCAACTTCCTTTCCGTAACAACCTGAAAGACAAGAAATTCAACGGCCACGTTTGTCGTTTCGCTGAAGGTAACTTCTCTTGTTTCTTCGGTTGGCCAAACCTATCAAACACCCCTACAGGTGGCTTCCTAGGTATGACTGGCGGCGAAGTACGCGCAAACATGCAAGTGGTTGACGTTTACTACCGTGACGGTGACAAGCTGTCTGAGAACTGGGTTCTTATTGACCTTCCTTACTGGCTACAGCAGCAAGGTCTAGACGTGTTCGAACGCACTTCATCTATCATGAACCCAACGCTGTAA